A window of Globicephala melas chromosome 2, mGloMel1.2, whole genome shotgun sequence genomic DNA:
ACTGGCTTTGGAATCACATAATTCTTGATTCAGTCCTGGCTTGCAGTCCTGGTACTTATAGTGTGGCCTGGGTGTTACAACTTAACTGTTCTAAATCTCATGTTCCTTATCTGTTAAATAAGGGTCACGCTTCAAAAGGCCGTTGTAAGGAGTTTGTTGAGTGCCTAGTACGCATAGTGACTGCTTCACCACTGGGGTTAGCTTTAAGAAGAATGAAGACAGAAGAGCTAAGAAGTATTTTATGGTGTTTACTGCCTGTATTTATGTCAATGTATGATAGAACAGAGATGGCCCATCATTTTTttaggaattattttttattttttgaactcaGTATGAAGTataggggtgggctggggagaaagaaaagtgaTGGAGCTACaatgagaaaacaagaaaggGAGTGACATTCCCCTTCTGGTTATcttagaaaataagcaaaatggtCGTGGCAGAGGGGTAAAGGCAGCCTGCTTAGAGACCAACCAAGTAAGGTTTTGAGTCTGACCAGGAGATTGTTGTTTTCTGGTTAGAGCTCTTTTTAGGAACTTCTCACAGCTATAACCCCTAAGAACCAAGatatagaaaaaatttttctcaattttgagAAAATCTAACATATCAAACTTCTTATATCCAAAATGTCCCACAAATGGCTATTATTTATTATACTAATTTCCACTTATAATCATTCAAAcatttgagcatctactatgtttgTGGCACGACGACTGGCACTAAAGTAGAAATGAAGTTTAATTCCCACCCCATGATACTTAGAATGAATGAATCCTGTACTGCACAGTTGCTTTAGATTACAGGTTTCCTAGTCcattaaaaacactttttgaTTAAACTTTCTGGATCACTCCTCCCCTTTTTGGTATAAAAAGCTATGTAATTCTCTAATGTTAAATTATCTTGACCTTTCTCCCTCAAATATGAATACAATTGACCTAGGAAAATAATGCTGTATTTTGATGTTTATATTTTAGTGATAGACATACCTCAGCTCAGATTGAGAAGCACTGATTGACATCTGATTAAATCAGAGCTCCTTAACGTGATACACAAAAGCTCTCATGAATCTCATCCTCCTGCCTacttctccagcctcacctccccatttccccctgcTAACCACGTCAGAGTATTTGTTGCCTGTACAGTGTTGACCATTTTCTCATCTCTGGCTTTGCTTATAGTGTACCTTCTTTCCGAAATGGTTTTGCTCTCTCTTTGACTCTCTTTTATACTCAACTCATAAGTCTCCTATAAGAAGCTGTCCCTCACCGCCACCATTCCTTATCATGGATAGGGCTGGTTCCTCTGATTCCTGCACGATTCCCATCACTGCACTTGCCACATAATTTCATAAGTACTGTGGTAAGTGCACCAGAAAATTCACCATACTTTGCCTTTGCATTTTCACATCTAGAACAACGCCAGGCACATATGGGAATATAAAggtttaaataatgaaaaaaatttaattccatGAGAGTTTTATTCAAACATATAACCTATATGAGAccaattaaaatcatttttaaagcataatttaaagaaataggaTTTTTGGGTTTTTGTAACAGTAGTTTCCTTTGTAATGCTGCCACCTAGTGTAGATGTGTTTAGAGATATCCCTTAGTAAAGAATTCTGGATTTTGGCTTAGTTTTgtttagtttctgtttttttcagctatttatctgtttatttattttggaatacACTATGGCAGATCTTGCCTTAAGGTATGACAACACAAACAGTattagttttatacattttttaggAGAAGGATATCTCCCCTGTGTGTTTTCTGGAGTTAGCTGGTTTTTTGGATACAGTGCATTATATAACTTTTGCTTGTGCCTCAGTTAGAAAGTCCTTTGAATCCTAAAGTCTGAGAAATCAAAGAACTTAACTCATGTTTTGCTCCCTGAAAAGGAGAGAATATTTATGTTTAGCATGGTGCTAAGAAGacagctttctttttctcatgaaaTGGGCTCCATTTCAGACTGTGGTTAGAGGAAGTCATAAGATCTAGTCTCTGTTCTAAAGGAACTGCCAGGGAACCAGAATGGGTAAATGGATTATTTTCCAGTTCATTTTCACTTTGATATCACAGTTTCATCTGAAATGAATTCctataattttatgtaatttcaaAAACTAAGTACAAGAGTATCTACCCAAACCaacaaaatatgaatttatttagttcctatattaaaattttgtagTAGATATTGATCCCCCAAAGTGTAAAGCCTTGCCTAGAGGAACTGTTATATAAAGAATCTGAtttagtatacacacacacaaaaggaatcTGGTTGTATGGTAGAATAATGTTATGGGTTTAGtctataatttaaattaaatgtcattaactacttttaaagcttttatcatttaatttagcAGACCTTCATATCTATCTATTACATTAATTAACTGTCTTATTAGCAAAAGTGTGTACAATAAAACGTGATAAAAATAGGTAACAGATAAAAGGGTTAAATAGCAGGATGAACCCTTAGGGCTTAAAGAAATGCATGGTGCTGCATTTAGTAACTGTAGAGTTACTATAGGTGAGATATAAGTTTATCTAAACAAAGAAGAATgctctttatttttgaaaattcaatTGTCCATAAGATTAAGGCATATCAGTTACTCTGGAGAAGCAAAATGTCCTTCATTAGTtagtttctgtcatttttattcttacttacattttttatttaacagaATTACAGAATTGATGGGATACGAGCCAGAAGAACTTTTGGGCCGCTCAATTTATGAATATTATCATGCTTTGGACTCTGATCATCTGACCAAAACTCATCATGATAGTAAGTATagatattctaattatttttaactcttgCAATTTCTACTGTTTGGTTATATATCTAACTTTTTGGTTAAAATTAACCAGTCTTCCTAGACCACACATTTTAATAAACCACTTCATAAGTGATCTGGGTCATTAAatctttgttttgtatttattgtAACCAATACCAGTTAAAGCAGAATCATTTAATGATATATAAAACTACCCTGGCATTTtacaaaatctaaaaaatatgtaTCATAGAATATAGCATCATTTTCAGAATTCTTACCTAAGTATTCAGAACGGTTAGCACAAAGAACACACTGAGAAAATAACTGTTCAGTGAATCAATGAATGCAAATATGATCAACATCATGCACTAGTTAGTGGAAACAGGTACACTTGACGTAAGACATAATGCTCAGTTTTACTCATATGAATGTTATTTGAGGATCCCATGATAAGTAAAACTTTGGAATTTCTCAATTGCCTGTTTAATCTGTACCTAAACATGACTTCCCAGTGTGATTGGGAATGCCTGAATGTCACTGAGTTAGCATGATTAGCCTTGAACTGCAAAACGGGCCTAAGTCCAGAGTCAGGGTCCCAATACTCATGATGATATCATTGTTACTATTTATCTAGTACTTTCTCCCAAATCAATAATTAAGATTGCCTAAATTGCCAGAAGACTTCAGCATGATATCAACTGAGATTCAAATATGCTAGCACATCTATTTGAAGCATCTTTGGTTCTCTGGAAACTACAGCAGGAATTTAAGGAAATGATAGCAGTGCCACTTTGTTGAATGTTCTCTGTGGAATCAGGGTTATTCATTCTCTAATATTTCTGATACTTTCAACCTGTAAGTAGTTAAAGGAATTTTAGTCGCTGCTGTCCCTCATCCCTGGCTTTCATCTTATTTAAAGTGAAGGTTGGCAGGAAAGGAGTTTATTGGGGGGATTAGAAGAATGAAATATGTACATTTTCAGCTATCCTGGggtgttttctctgtctctcaattTAAACAGTTAAAACTGATTCTATTaaacatttctccttttttctaaaACAATGATCAACATTCAGCATCTATTCATTCGATTAAAAATTCAAAGTTATTTTCTCTACATGACTCTTTTCCTTTTCACTCCTAGTGTTTACTAAAGGACAAGTCACCACAGGACAGTACAGGATGCTTGCCAAAAGAGGTGGCTATGTCTGGGTTGAAACTCAAGCAACTGTCATATATAACACTAAGAACTCTCAACCACAGTGCATTGTATGTGTAAATTATGTTGTGAGGTAAgcttggaaaataaatatttggggggaaCAAGTAGTAAGTCTTTGAatactctcttttcttttatagaaagattataaatgttcactgaattttattttattttcacatttctacCTAATTATGGTTTTCAGTATTCTGACCTGAGTTTCTAGGCCAGCTATTTTAGTGATTCCACTAATTACCATCAGTAGCTATTCATCCCCATccttttttattcccattttttaaaagactttgaaaaaaataCCAGATCTCCTATGGATTAATTTGTTCTAGTCATACAGCTATCAGCATAAACTATCTCAAGGCAGctatgttatttttataagaagaatTCTGGCCCTGGAATAGTTAGGTTTGTATCATACCTCTGTCCCTCATTAGCTCCATGACTTGGGGAAGTCTCCTTACTTCTCTGAATTTCATCCATTTAGGAATCCTTGCCTCAAAAGGTTAAAATGAGGATTAACTGAAATTCTACGTGAAATTACTGTAAAAGGCTGTATGTGTGACACATGGCTCGTGTGTATTCATGAACTCTTCTCTTAGATGATTGGCTTGTGAATATTATGGATATCATAAACTAATCTTTCATTTGATCTATTTCAGTAAGCAATTGCCCACTTCTAGTCCATCTTCTACATTACCACCAGGCTGAGTTTTCTTGCATGGATATCTGATCATCTCATTTTCCTTAGAGTTGTTTTAAAGATCCCTTTATCACCCCCAAAATAAACCCTTGCCTACTTGCGTAGCATCATTTGTCATTATTTTCTGTACTCCCATGCTTTTGTAGATTTAGCCTTCTTTCTAAAATCTGTGGCCACCCCTCTCTTAGGAAGACTTtcatcatttggtttttatttttgccacttcTGACACCAtcctttaatgttttaaaattaggcaAAAGAGTTCTTTTGTGACCTTCCCATTATATAAGAATCACCCACTTGGAATGTCCTTCTTTTCCCCTATCCCAGTCTGTCTAACAGATCCTACTTGAGTCCAAGTTTCAGCTTACTGGCCTCTGTGACACAAACCTTCTCCATTTTAGCAACTATCACTTTGTATTTCAGTTGTTTGCACACATACTTTCACAATGGGTTTTAAACTTCCTGAGGGCAAGGGTTagatattttaaactttgtatCCTCAGTTCATTTCACATAGTAAACACTTAATGTTTGTTGATTAAAGGAGCAATAAAATTAAGCCAAACATGAAGATGGAGCTGTTGTTCATCATCTCTCTTCAACTCTATCCTGTAGGTGGTATCACCAGATCATTTTCTTACCACCAAGGAAAAAACAGTGCCCCTCTTAGAAGGACCTTTgtcatttatatatctttatattctAGGGCCATCCTTAGGTCATGCTTCATATATGAATGTCAAAGAGTTCTTCTGTGCCAATATCCTTACATGTGGGCACAAAAGATCTGCTTATCGTCCTACATGTACTTGACTGTTACATTTCTTTGTCACCACCAATCTTCTCAAAGGAATGGCTGAAGTTTCTTAATTGAAATTAGTCAAATACCTGAATTATCTTGTATTGTGAATTTTAATAGGTCTTTATTTCATATTGGTATTTTAAACCCTGAATGTGACCAGGTAGGCATGAGAGATGTTTTAAGGCATCTTAAAATGTTCCTTTCcataaaacagaattttgaatttttttgagaGACAAGGCCATTTCAGAGTCCTTCTCCCCCCCACATTGTGTCAAGTGCTCATTTAAGAATTACTAATCTCTCTTTTTTGACAGTGGTATTATTCAGCACGACTTGATTTTCTCCCTTCAACAAACAgaatgtgtcctcaaaccagttGAATCTTCAGACATGAAAATGACTCAGCTATTCACCAAAGTTGAATCAGAAGATACAAGTAGTCTCTTTGATAAACTTAAGAAGGAACCTGATGCTTTAACTTTGCTGGCCCCAGCTGCTGGAGACACAATCATATCTTTAGATTTTGGCAGCAATGGTGGGTCTTTAGTTATTTTGTTAATTGCCTAAACTATGTTAATTGCCTaaactttaacatttttgttgGTAATCATTTGGACATTGTGGTCTTTGCCCCTGTAATTTCTCAGCATTCCTGCTTTTGCACATTGTTGGAAATTGTGCTTCAAAGTGTTTTTAAGGTATTTCTTTTTCCCACTTTTAATTGTTCACTTTTAATAAGCTCTGCTATTTCTATAGCCTACTGTCATATTTTTTCACAAGTTAGCAGGTATACTGCAGTAGGCGTAAGTTGCATTAAAGGATAAATAAGCAGTCATACCAGAAATCaaacattgaaaaagaaaactgtaatttcaaactatgttaaattttaatgaataaaaggTATGAAAAGGTTGGAATTGAAGGAGTTTTTATGCTATATAGATTATAGAAGTTGTCAGTAGTGGATTGGAAAGAACTTAGACTTATGGTTATACCATAATATCTGCAGACTTTCGGATTAAGTAAAATTTGGTAACATTTTTGTTACTTGAGTGAACTAGATAAACCTTTTGTAAAAGGGGGCATACATTTCTGTATATGTTGAAATCTAGATAGTCTTTAAATTGACTAATTTTTTCCCCTACAGACACAGAAACTGATGAACAACAACTTGAGGAAGTTCCATTGTATAATGATGTAATGCTCCCCTCATCCAATGAGAAATTACAGAATATAAATTTGGCAATGTCTCCATTACCTGCCTCTGAAACTCCAAAGCCACTTAGAAGTAGTGCTGACCCTGCACTCAATCAGGAAGTTGCATTAAAGTTAGAACCAAATCCAGAGTCACTGGAACTTTCTTTCACCATGCCCCAGATTCAAGATCAGCCAGCTAGTCCTTCTGATGGAAGCACCAGACAAAGTTCACCTGAGGTAGGTGTCATGATAGAACAAGAAAAGGATAACTTACAGATTTTAATGTTTAGggacatatatataaatttgaacCACATGTCATagttttgtttctatgaattttagCACTTTTAAAATTACTACAAAAGCTATGCCTGACTTAGACCTCAGTCCATGCTTTAGGCTCAAAGACAGTCAGGAACATGGGAATGAGCTGCCTTAACATAAGGCAAAAGGTAAAACATATGTTGCTCCTGTGTGTATTTATATCAGTAGGACAAAAAAAGTCTTGAACTTAGATATCCACAGAGAACAATACTGTGTGCCTATGAATGATCTAAGCCCATTCATATTACCCTTTGAGTTGGAGAATTATCCAGTGGCAAAGGGCTTATTATTAGCAAGGCTTAAAAGGGAAAGGACTCTAAGCTCTTTGCCCAATTTAGCACAATTTCCATCACTATTTTGACATTCTGGATAAGAGTAACATGAAAGTCTCACCAAGTCTTACTCAGAAAAATTACTTAGTAACTTTTTAATTCAAGTTCTGTCTTGATACTAGTTTttctataaacaataaaaatagtcTTTAAGGGCTAGGCTAGGCCAAGACTGAAGGTATCATATAGGGCTCTATTTCTCAATCTAGAATGATTTGATTTCAGAGCTTCCTATGTCTAAAAACATGCTCATGAGTACGGCAGCTCAGATTTGAATATTATGACTTGATAAATGAGGCTCAAATAAGCCTAAAAAAAGTggtatattattttacattaaatatttactgactcaAACTGGCAAGCTAAAAGTAGGAGATTTGACATCTCATAGCCTTCTAGAAAATATAGCCTACTCTCTGGTTGCTCAGTTTGCCTAGCACAAAAATGTTCgagtcattttgtttttaatccataaaaagtaaatctaacaaaaatgtTAAGATGAGGGAAGCAAAAGTTTATGCTTAGAATACATAGCTATAGTTTTTTGGTTAGAATTCTTGCTGAAAACTAAACTAGTACTGCATTCATTTAAGGTGAATACAAGTAAAGAACTTAAGTCTCCAGCCCTATCCTCGCCTGCCCCCCAGAGTAGCTGTGAGATTTTTAGGTAGATCACCACAGCAGTATGGCCTCTCATTACACAGATTCCAGTGAGTATATCATCTGGTTATTGGCCAGTTAGGTACCATTTGGGAGTTGAATTATTAGGTGAGTTTTATTCTTTAGAATAAGCAGATAAATGCATCTTTTAATCTTATAAATGCTGTTATATTACATACAGTTAGAAATGGATGTATTGACAGAATTATAAGTGTAAGCTCAAAAAATCTCATTTCTCACTAGTTAGATAAAATTTGATAGAAGAGACAGACTTTGTTGTGTATTCTCTGAGATTAGGTTTTCACATTCTAACAACCAGCAAAACATTTATGTAAGCTTCTTcagggaaaagtaaatatattaattctttttaCAGCCTAACAGTCCCAGTGAATATTGTTTTGATGTGGATAGTGATATGGTCAATGAATTCAAGTTGGAATTGGTAGAGAAACTTTTTGCTGAAGACACGGAAGCAAAGAATCCATTTTCCACTCAGGTATATGAActtgtttattatatatattattcaaaacTGGCTTTGGgtttaacttgtttttcttttatatggtGTGGCCATTGTAAAAACTCatgtatttgttgttttaaaggaCACTGATTTAGACTTGGAGATGTTAGCTCCTTATATCCCAATGGATGATGACTTCCAGTTACGTTCCTTCGACCAGTTGTCACCATTGGAAAGCAGTTCTACTACTCCTCAAAGTGCGAGCACAATTACAGTATTCCAGCCGACTCAAATGCAGGAACCTCCTATAACCACCAACACTACCACAGCCACCACTGATGAATTAAAAACAGTGACAAAAGATGGTATGGAAGACATTAAAATATTGATTGCATTTCCATCTCCTCCCCACGTACCTAAAGAAACTACTTGTGCCACAAC
This region includes:
- the HIF1A gene encoding hypoxia-inducible factor 1-alpha isoform X2, which translates into the protein MRLTISYLRVRKLLDAGDLDIEDEMKAQMNCFYLKALDGFVMVLTDDGDMIYISDNVNKYMGLTQFELTGHSVFDFTHPCDHEEMREMLTHRNGLVKKGKEQNTQRSFFLRMKCTLTSRGRTMNIKSATWKVLHCTGHIHVYDTNSNQSQCGYKKPPMTCLVLICEPIPHPSNIEIPLDSKTFLSRHSLDMKFSYCDERITELMGYEPEELLGRSIYEYYHALDSDHLTKTHHDMFTKGQVTTGQYRMLAKRGGYVWVETQATVIYNTKNSQPQCIVCVNYVVSGIIQHDLIFSLQQTECVLKPVESSDMKMTQLFTKVESEDTSSLFDKLKKEPDALTLLAPAAGDTIISLDFGSNDTETDEQQLEEVPLYNDVMLPSSNEKLQNINLAMSPLPASETPKPLRSSADPALNQEVALKLEPNPESLELSFTMPQIQDQPASPSDGSTRQSSPEPNSPSEYCFDVDSDMVNEFKLELVEKLFAEDTEAKNPFSTQDTDLDLEMLAPYIPMDDDFQLRSFDQLSPLESSSTTPQSASTITVFQPTQMQEPPITTNTTTATTDELKTVTKDGMEDIKILIAFPSPPHVPKETTCATTSPYSDTGSRTASPNRAGKGVIEQTEKSHPRSPNVLSVALSQRTTVPEEELSPKILALQNAQRKRKIEHDGSLFQAVGIGTLLQQPDDRATTTSLSWKRVKGCKSSEQNGMEQKTIILIPSDLACRLLGQSMDESGLPQLTSYDCEVNAPIQGSRNLLQGEELLRALDQVN